A genomic window from Haliaeetus albicilla chromosome 10, bHalAlb1.1, whole genome shotgun sequence includes:
- the CA7 gene encoding carbonic anhydrase 7 isoform X2, with product MTGHHGWGYGQDDGPSEWHKSYPIAQGNRQSPIDIVSARAVYDPNLKPLIISYESCTSLNISNNGHSVMVEFEDTDDKTAISGGPFENPFRLKQFHFHWGTKHSQGSEHTIDGKPFPCELHLVHWNARKYATFGEAAAAPDGLAVVGVFLEIGKEHVNMNRLTDALYMVKFKLEKFRMLLFTSEEDQRIQMVNNFRPPQPLKGRVVRASFKA from the exons ATGACTGGCCACCACGGTTGGGGATATGGGCAGGATGACG gACCTTCAGAGTGGCACAAATCTTATCCTATTGCCCAAGGGAACCGCCAGTCACCTATTGATATAGTTTCTGCAAGAGCAGTTTATGACCCTAATCTGAAGCCACTTATTATCTCCTATGAATCATGTACATCTCTCAACATCTCCAACAATGGCCATTCAGTTATGGTTGAGTTTGAAGATACTGATGACAAGACAG CAATCAGTGGTGGTCCCTTTGAGAATCCATTTCGACTAAAGCAGTTTCACTTTCACTGGGGGACAAAGCACAGCCAGGGATCGGAGCATACAATAGATGGCAAACCTTTTCCCTGTGAG ctccACTTAGTTCACTGGAATGCCAGAAAATATGCAACatttggagaagcagcagcagctccagatGGCTTGGCAGTAGTTGGTGTTTTCTTGGAg ATTGGGAAAGAGCATGTCAATATGAACAGACTCACTGATGCTTTGTACATGGTAAAATTTAAA CTGGAGAAATTCCGCATGCTCCTCTTCACCAGCGAGGAAGACCAGAGGATCCAAATGGTGAATAATTTTCGCCCACCTCAGCCTCTTAAGGGGAGAGTAGTTCGAGCTTCCTTCAAGGCCTGA
- the CA7 gene encoding carbonic anhydrase 7 isoform X1, with the protein MTGHHGWGYGQDDGPSEWHKSYPIAQGNRQSPIDIVSARAVYDPNLKPLIISYESCTSLNISNNGHSVMVEFEDTDDKTAISGGPFENPFRLKQFHFHWGTKHSQGSEHTIDGKPFPCELHLVHWNARKYATFGEAAAAPDGLAVVGVFLEIGKEHVNMNRLTDALYMVKFKGTKAQFRSFNPKCLLPLSLDYWTYLGSLTTPPLNESVTWIVLKEPIRISEKQLEKFRMLLFTSEEDQRIQMVNNFRPPQPLKGRVVRASFKA; encoded by the exons ATGACTGGCCACCACGGTTGGGGATATGGGCAGGATGACG gACCTTCAGAGTGGCACAAATCTTATCCTATTGCCCAAGGGAACCGCCAGTCACCTATTGATATAGTTTCTGCAAGAGCAGTTTATGACCCTAATCTGAAGCCACTTATTATCTCCTATGAATCATGTACATCTCTCAACATCTCCAACAATGGCCATTCAGTTATGGTTGAGTTTGAAGATACTGATGACAAGACAG CAATCAGTGGTGGTCCCTTTGAGAATCCATTTCGACTAAAGCAGTTTCACTTTCACTGGGGGACAAAGCACAGCCAGGGATCGGAGCATACAATAGATGGCAAACCTTTTCCCTGTGAG ctccACTTAGTTCACTGGAATGCCAGAAAATATGCAACatttggagaagcagcagcagctccagatGGCTTGGCAGTAGTTGGTGTTTTCTTGGAg ATTGGGAAAGAGCATGTCAATATGAACAGACTCACTGATGCTTTGTACATGGTAAAATTTAAA ggaACAAAAGCTCAATTTAGAAGCTTCAACCCCAAATGTCTCCTGCCTTTGAGTCTAGATTATTGGACATACCTTGGTTCTTTGACAACACCTCCCCTTAATGAGAGTGTGACATGGATAGTGCTGAAAGAACCCATCAGAATTTCTGAGAAACAG CTGGAGAAATTCCGCATGCTCCTCTTCACCAGCGAGGAAGACCAGAGGATCCAAATGGTGAATAATTTTCGCCCACCTCAGCCTCTTAAGGGGAGAGTAGTTCGAGCTTCCTTCAAGGCCTGA
- the PDP2 gene encoding pyruvate dehydrogenase [acetyl-transferring]-phosphatase 2, mitochondrial → MSRTVSSWILSSARNSIVLQGKGRLYSICIPNRNKIKWKLVFSKTRLYPAGSCSLDNTFSLKKAFRHTSTEEEHFSFQLSPSQINDILRAGELSHKILDLNGKNANSVLKFESNQLASNTPIEDRRSAATCLQTKGMMFGVFDGHAGSACAQAVSERLLHYIAVSLMSRQTLEEIELAVDCMKPVLPILQWHKHPNDVEYREITSQYFENLRVYWQHLLDLDTEPGFSLEEAMICAFKRLDSDISLEVQAPQENELMRNIALQVAFSGATACVAHIDSVHLHVANTGDCRAILGVHEEDGTWSTLPLTRDHNAFDEFEIRRLKREHPRSEEKTLFVNDRLLGILMPSRAFGDVQLKWSKELQHSVLENSCDVESLNIYQYVPPNYHTPPYLTAEPEVTYHKLRSKDKFLVIASDGLWEMLSNEKVVKLVAGHLTELNVQKPQLAFEKPVNLGYMHSLLLQRKNRGIASLDQNIATHLIRHAIGSNEYGEVDQEKLAAMLTLPEDLARMYRDDITVTVVYFNSETIENYYRNNE, encoded by the coding sequence ATGTCAAGAACTGTATCATCCTGGATCTTAAGCTCAGCAAGAAACAGCATTGTTTTACAAGGAAAAGGACGTTTGTACTCCATCTGTATCCCAAACAGAAACAAGATAAAATGGAAGcttgttttctccaaaacacgTCTCTAccctgctgggagctgcagcttAGACAATactttctccttaaaaaaagcATTCCGACACACTTCCACCGAAGAAGaacatttctctttccagttGTCTCCATCACAAATCAATGATATACTCAGAGCAGGTGAATTATCCCATAAAATACTGGATTTGAATggtaaaaatgcaaattctgtGTTGAAGTTTGAAAGTAACCAGTTGGCATCCAACACCCCTATTGAAGACCGCAGAAGTGCAGCCACGTGCTTGCAGACCAAAGGGATGATGTTTGGAGTCTTTGATGGCCATGCAGGTTCTGCGTGTGCTCAGGCAGTAAGTGAGAGACTGCTCCATTATATAGCAGTTTCTCTCATGTCTCGGCAAACCTTGGAAGAGATCGAGCTTGCTGTGGACTGCATGAAACCAGTTCTGCCTATTCTGCAGTGGCACAAGCATCCAAATGATGTAGAGTATCGAGAAATAACTTCACAATATTTTGAAAACCTCCGGGTTTACTGGCAACATTTACTGGACCTAGACACCGAGCCAGGATTTAGTTTAGAAGAAGCCATGATATGTGCATTCAAACGGTTAGACTCGGATATATCACTGGAAGTTCAGGCTCCCCAGGAAAATGAATTGATGAGGAATATTGCCCTTCAAGTAGCTTTTTCTGGTGCAACAGCCTGTGTAGCTCACATTGACAGTGTTCACTTACATGTTGCAAATACTGGTGATTGCAGAGCAATTTTAGGTGTTCATGAAGAAGACGGAACGTGGTCTACTCTCCCTCTGACCCGAGACCACAATGCCTTtgatgaatttgaaattagAAGACTGAAGAGAGAACATCCTAGATCTGAGGAGAAAACCCTATTTGTGAATGACAGATTACTGGGGATTCTCATGCCCTCCAGAGCTTTTGGAGACGTGCAATTAAAATGGAGTAAAGAATTGCAACACAGTGTTCTCGAGAATAGCTGTGATGTTgagtctttaaatatttatcagtACGTTCCTCCAAACTACCATACACCCCCTTATTTAACTGCAGAGCCTGAAGTCACATACCACAAATTAAGAAGCAAGGATAAGTTTCTAGTTATTGCTTCGGATGGACTATGGGAGATGCTAAGTAATGAGAAGGTTGTAAAACTTGTTGCTGGGCACCTTACAGAGCTTAATGTGCAGAAACCACAACTGGCTTTTGAGAAACCAGTTAATTTGGGTTATATGCACAGCTTGTtacttcagaggaaaaacagaggcATTGCCTCACTTGACCAGAACATAGCTACTCATTTAATAAGGCATGCAATTGGAAGTAATGAGTATGGGGAGGTGGACCAAGAGAAACTTGCTGCAATGCTAACACTGCCTGAAGACCTTGCAAGAATGTA